A stretch of Anoplolepis gracilipes chromosome 12, ASM4749672v1, whole genome shotgun sequence DNA encodes these proteins:
- the Ranbp16 gene encoding exportin-7 isoform X1, whose amino-acid sequence MDHIQEVRQLELLCKQLYESQDSAHRAEAEKALVAFQNAPDTLTKCQLLLDRGDSAYAQLLAATTLTKLVSRSAQGQLTTTLSLQQRLDIRNYVLNYLATQPKLPNFVIQALVTLFARISKLGWFDSDKEGEFVFRNVVSDVAKFLQGSVEHCMIGVQLLSQLTCEMNQISEADANRSLTKHRRIASSFRDTQLFEIFRLSCTLLSTARENCKSLNFNDEAQHGLIRQLLKLAQNCLTFDFIGTSTDESSDDLNTVQIPTSWRPAFLDFTSLKLFFDLYHSLPNTLSCLALSCLVQIASVRRSLFSNTERAKFLTHLVNGIKHILQNPQGLSDPGNYHEFCRLLSRLKSNFQLGELVLVEDYPEAIELIAKFTVQSLQMWQFAPNSLHYLLTLWQRMVSSMPYVKAGDPHLLNTYTPEVTNAYITSRLESVAVVVRERLEDPLDDLGVVHHQLEQISVIGRCEYQKTCTLLVQLFDQAARTYQELMAQTVSPTQQIDIAIQEGQLTWLVYIIGGVIGGRVAFNSNEEFDAMDGELVCRVLQLMNLTDSRLAQGGCEKLELAMLSFFEQFRKIYVGDQVQKNSKVYRRLSDVLGLNDEAMVLSIFIRKIITNLKYWGRSEQIISKTLQLLNDLSVGYSCVRKLVKLEEVQFMLNNHTREHFPFLGNNVAVTEMRCRSMFYTSLGRLLMVDLGEDEERFHTFMLPLTGALESLGQLMGAADTPLFAAEEAKKALIGLARDLRGLAYAFNTKTSYMMLFDWIYPNYTPILLHAVELWHHEPQVTTPVLKLFAELVQNRSQRLQFDASSPNGILLFREASKIICSYGNHILNVEVPKDQIYPLKLKGISICFSMLKAALCGSYVNFGVFRLYGDEALDNALNTFVKLLLSIPQSDLLHYPKLSATYYLLLECLAQDHMVFLSTLEPRVFLYILSSISEGLTALDTMVCTGCCATLDHIVTYLFKQLYQKGYPGRKNAVVPGGGELFLQVLKQHPEILQQILSTVLNVIMFEDCRNQWSMSRPLLGLILLNEEYFNQLRENIIRSQPVDKQAAMAQWFENLMNGIERNLLTKNRDRFTQNLSMFRRDINDALKGPNISNSVSDMMTS is encoded by the exons ATGGATCACATACAGGAGGTACGGCAGCTGGAATTGCTGTGCAAGCAATTGTATGAGTCGCAAGATTCGGCGCATCGTGCTGAGGCGGAGAAAGCCCTCGTCGCTTTCCAAAATGCACCGGATACGCTTACAAAGTGCCAGCTCCTCTTGGACCGTGGGGACTCTGCGTACGCTCAATTATTGGCCGCCACCACCCTGACAAAGTTGGTGTCACGCTCGGCGCAGGGACAGCTCACGACAACACTCAGCTTACAACAGAGACTCGATATAC GAAATTATGTACTCAACTACTTAGCGACACAACCAAAGTTACCCAATTTTGTGATACAGGCTTTGGTTACACTTTTTGCTAGGATATCAAAGCTTGGGTGGTTTGATTCCGATAAAGAAGGGGAATTTGTCTTCAGAAACGTAGTCAGTGATGTAGCCAAGTTTCTTCAg ggaTCAGTGGAACATTGTATGATAGGAGTACAGTTGCTTTCTCAGTTGACGTGTGAGATGAATCAAATATCGGAAGCCGATGCGAACAGATCTCTAACAAAACATAGAAGAATAGCGAGTAGTTTTAGAGACACGCaactatttgaaatatttaggTTATCGTGTACTTTACTGAGTACGGCTCgtgaaaattgtaaaagtttaAACTTCAATGATGAGGCACAG CATGGTTTGATAAGACAATTGTTGAAACTTGCACAAAACTGTTTAACATTCGACTTTATCGGCACATCGACCGACGAAAGTTCCGACGATCTAAATACAGTACAAATCCCGACAAGTTGGCGACCTGCTTTCTTGGATTTTACTTCGTTGAAACTGTTCTTTGATCTATATCACAGTTTACCTAATACGTTATCATGCTTAGCACTTTCATGCCTGGTACAGATAGCGTCTGTCAGAAGGAGCCTGTTCTCAAACACCGAAAGGGCAAAATTCCTGACGCACTTAGTCAACGGTATTAAGCACATACTACAAAATCCTCAAGGTCTCAGTGATCCGGGAAACTATCACGAGTTTTGTAGATTATTATCTCGACTGAAGAGCAACTTCCAACTTGGCGAATTGGTCCTGGTGGAAGACTATCCCGAAGCAATAGAGCTAATCGCGAAATTTACAGTGCAAAGTTTACAAATGTGGCAATTTGCGCCCAACAGTTTGCATTATCTTTTGACACTCTGGCAGAGAATGGTATCGTCTATGCCGTACGTCAAAGCGGGTGATCCGCATCTATTGAACACATACACTCCAGAGGTCACGAATGCGTACATCACGTCGAGGCTTGAATCGGTAGCGGTGGTGGTCAGGGAACGTCTGGAAGATCCATTGGACGATCTCGGAGTTGTTCATCATCAGCTGGAACAGATATCTGTTATTGGCAGATGCGAATATCAAAAAACGTGCACTCTGTTAGTTCAATTGTTCGATCAGGCAGCGAGAACTTATCAGGAATTAATGGCGCAAACAGTATCACCGACGCAACAAATTGATATTGCAATTCAAGAAGGACAGCTCACGTGGCTTGTGTATATAATtg gtGGTGTCATTGGAGGAAGAGTTGCGTTCAATAGCAACGAGGAGTTTGACGCCATGGATGGAGAGTTAGTCTGTAGAGTGCTTCAGTTGATGAACCTGACTGATTCGAGGCTCGCGCAAGGTGGCTGTGAGAAACTGGAACTGGCGATGTTGAGCTTCTTCGAACAATTTCGGAAGATTTACGTAGGCGATCAAGTTCAAAAGAATTCTAAAGTTTATAGGAGATTATCCGACGTGTTGGGTCTTAACGATGAAGCCATGGTGCTCAGTATTTTCATTCGAAAGAT aataaCAAATTTGAAGTATTGGGGTAGGAGCGAACAAATAATTTCCAAGACACTGCaacttttaaatgatttatccGTGGGTTATAGCTGTGTTCGTAAGCTCGTCAAATTAGAAGAAGTACAATTTATGCTCAACAATCATACG CGAGAACACTTTCCATTTTTGGGAAACAATGTGGCTGTAACAGAAATGCGGTGTAGATCAATGTTTTACACTTCTCTTGGTAGATTACTGATGGTAGATTTGGGTGAAGACGAGGAGAGGTTTCATACGTTTATGTTACCTCTTACAG gtGCATTGGAGAGCCTCGGTCAATTAATGGGTGCTGCAGATACACCCCTTTTTGCGGCAGAGGAAGCGAAGAAAGCGCTGATTGGTCTAGCGCGAGATCTTAGAGGCTTAGCTTATGCATTCAACACCAAGACATCCTACATGATGCTTTTCGATTGGAT aTATCCGAATTACACGCCGATTTTATTACACGCTGTGGAACTGTGGCATCACGAGCCGCAGGTAACAACACCCGTCCTAAAGTTATTCGCTGAGTTAGTACAAAATAGGAGTCAACGATTACAATTCGACGCATCGTCTCCGAATGGGATCTTGTTATTCCGCGAGGCcagcaaaataatatgtagCTATGGAAACCACATATTAAACGTCGAAGTACCCAAGGATCAGATTTATCCTCTAAAACTCAAAGGAATAAGTATATGCTTTAGTATGCTAAAGGCAGCCTTATGCGGAAGTTATGTAAACTTTGGAGTGTTTAGACTGTACGGCGACGAGGCGTTGGATAATGCCCTTAATACATTTGTCAAACTGCTCCTTAGTATTCCACAGAGTGATCTATTG CATTATCCGAAGCTGTCGGCAACATATTACTTGTTGCTTGAATGTCTGGCTCAAGATCACATGGTCTTTTTATCCACTTTGGAACCTAGAGTTTTTCTCTACATCCTCTCCAGTATCAGCGAAGGCCTTACAGCACTAG ATACCATGGTCTGTACTGGTTGCTGTGCAACTCTTGATCATATTGTGACATATTTGTTTAAGCAGCTTTATCAAAAAG GATATCCAGGAAGGAAAAACGCGGTTGTTCCAGGAGGAggagaattatttttgcaagtttTGAAACAGCATCCTGAAATACTTCAACAAATTCTAAGTACTGTTTTAAATGTGATAATGTTTGAGGATTGTAGGAATCAATGGAGCATGTCTCGCCCTTTGTTAGGTCTCATATTGTTGAACGAAGAA tattttaatcaattaagggaaaatattattagaagtCAGCCTGTTGACAAACAAGCAGCAATGGCGCAGtggtttgaaaatttaatgaatggcattgaaagaaatttactCACAAAAAATAGGGATAG GtttacacaaaatttatcaatgtttAGAAGAGACATAAATGACGCCCTAAAAGGACctaatatatcaaattcagTCAGTGACATGATGACGTCGTAG
- the Ranbp16 gene encoding exportin-7 isoform X2, protein MADEQEVRQLELLCKQLYESQDSAHRAEAEKALVAFQNAPDTLTKCQLLLDRGDSAYAQLLAATTLTKLVSRSAQGQLTTTLSLQQRLDIRNYVLNYLATQPKLPNFVIQALVTLFARISKLGWFDSDKEGEFVFRNVVSDVAKFLQGSVEHCMIGVQLLSQLTCEMNQISEADANRSLTKHRRIASSFRDTQLFEIFRLSCTLLSTARENCKSLNFNDEAQHGLIRQLLKLAQNCLTFDFIGTSTDESSDDLNTVQIPTSWRPAFLDFTSLKLFFDLYHSLPNTLSCLALSCLVQIASVRRSLFSNTERAKFLTHLVNGIKHILQNPQGLSDPGNYHEFCRLLSRLKSNFQLGELVLVEDYPEAIELIAKFTVQSLQMWQFAPNSLHYLLTLWQRMVSSMPYVKAGDPHLLNTYTPEVTNAYITSRLESVAVVVRERLEDPLDDLGVVHHQLEQISVIGRCEYQKTCTLLVQLFDQAARTYQELMAQTVSPTQQIDIAIQEGQLTWLVYIIGGVIGGRVAFNSNEEFDAMDGELVCRVLQLMNLTDSRLAQGGCEKLELAMLSFFEQFRKIYVGDQVQKNSKVYRRLSDVLGLNDEAMVLSIFIRKIITNLKYWGRSEQIISKTLQLLNDLSVGYSCVRKLVKLEEVQFMLNNHTREHFPFLGNNVAVTEMRCRSMFYTSLGRLLMVDLGEDEERFHTFMLPLTGALESLGQLMGAADTPLFAAEEAKKALIGLARDLRGLAYAFNTKTSYMMLFDWIYPNYTPILLHAVELWHHEPQVTTPVLKLFAELVQNRSQRLQFDASSPNGILLFREASKIICSYGNHILNVEVPKDQIYPLKLKGISICFSMLKAALCGSYVNFGVFRLYGDEALDNALNTFVKLLLSIPQSDLLHYPKLSATYYLLLECLAQDHMVFLSTLEPRVFLYILSSISEGLTALDTMVCTGCCATLDHIVTYLFKQLYQKGYPGRKNAVVPGGGELFLQVLKQHPEILQQILSTVLNVIMFEDCRNQWSMSRPLLGLILLNEEYFNQLRENIIRSQPVDKQAAMAQWFENLMNGIERNLLTKNRDRFTQNLSMFRRDINDALKGPNISNSVSDMMTS, encoded by the exons ATGGCGGACGAACAG GAGGTACGGCAGCTGGAATTGCTGTGCAAGCAATTGTATGAGTCGCAAGATTCGGCGCATCGTGCTGAGGCGGAGAAAGCCCTCGTCGCTTTCCAAAATGCACCGGATACGCTTACAAAGTGCCAGCTCCTCTTGGACCGTGGGGACTCTGCGTACGCTCAATTATTGGCCGCCACCACCCTGACAAAGTTGGTGTCACGCTCGGCGCAGGGACAGCTCACGACAACACTCAGCTTACAACAGAGACTCGATATAC GAAATTATGTACTCAACTACTTAGCGACACAACCAAAGTTACCCAATTTTGTGATACAGGCTTTGGTTACACTTTTTGCTAGGATATCAAAGCTTGGGTGGTTTGATTCCGATAAAGAAGGGGAATTTGTCTTCAGAAACGTAGTCAGTGATGTAGCCAAGTTTCTTCAg ggaTCAGTGGAACATTGTATGATAGGAGTACAGTTGCTTTCTCAGTTGACGTGTGAGATGAATCAAATATCGGAAGCCGATGCGAACAGATCTCTAACAAAACATAGAAGAATAGCGAGTAGTTTTAGAGACACGCaactatttgaaatatttaggTTATCGTGTACTTTACTGAGTACGGCTCgtgaaaattgtaaaagtttaAACTTCAATGATGAGGCACAG CATGGTTTGATAAGACAATTGTTGAAACTTGCACAAAACTGTTTAACATTCGACTTTATCGGCACATCGACCGACGAAAGTTCCGACGATCTAAATACAGTACAAATCCCGACAAGTTGGCGACCTGCTTTCTTGGATTTTACTTCGTTGAAACTGTTCTTTGATCTATATCACAGTTTACCTAATACGTTATCATGCTTAGCACTTTCATGCCTGGTACAGATAGCGTCTGTCAGAAGGAGCCTGTTCTCAAACACCGAAAGGGCAAAATTCCTGACGCACTTAGTCAACGGTATTAAGCACATACTACAAAATCCTCAAGGTCTCAGTGATCCGGGAAACTATCACGAGTTTTGTAGATTATTATCTCGACTGAAGAGCAACTTCCAACTTGGCGAATTGGTCCTGGTGGAAGACTATCCCGAAGCAATAGAGCTAATCGCGAAATTTACAGTGCAAAGTTTACAAATGTGGCAATTTGCGCCCAACAGTTTGCATTATCTTTTGACACTCTGGCAGAGAATGGTATCGTCTATGCCGTACGTCAAAGCGGGTGATCCGCATCTATTGAACACATACACTCCAGAGGTCACGAATGCGTACATCACGTCGAGGCTTGAATCGGTAGCGGTGGTGGTCAGGGAACGTCTGGAAGATCCATTGGACGATCTCGGAGTTGTTCATCATCAGCTGGAACAGATATCTGTTATTGGCAGATGCGAATATCAAAAAACGTGCACTCTGTTAGTTCAATTGTTCGATCAGGCAGCGAGAACTTATCAGGAATTAATGGCGCAAACAGTATCACCGACGCAACAAATTGATATTGCAATTCAAGAAGGACAGCTCACGTGGCTTGTGTATATAATtg gtGGTGTCATTGGAGGAAGAGTTGCGTTCAATAGCAACGAGGAGTTTGACGCCATGGATGGAGAGTTAGTCTGTAGAGTGCTTCAGTTGATGAACCTGACTGATTCGAGGCTCGCGCAAGGTGGCTGTGAGAAACTGGAACTGGCGATGTTGAGCTTCTTCGAACAATTTCGGAAGATTTACGTAGGCGATCAAGTTCAAAAGAATTCTAAAGTTTATAGGAGATTATCCGACGTGTTGGGTCTTAACGATGAAGCCATGGTGCTCAGTATTTTCATTCGAAAGAT aataaCAAATTTGAAGTATTGGGGTAGGAGCGAACAAATAATTTCCAAGACACTGCaacttttaaatgatttatccGTGGGTTATAGCTGTGTTCGTAAGCTCGTCAAATTAGAAGAAGTACAATTTATGCTCAACAATCATACG CGAGAACACTTTCCATTTTTGGGAAACAATGTGGCTGTAACAGAAATGCGGTGTAGATCAATGTTTTACACTTCTCTTGGTAGATTACTGATGGTAGATTTGGGTGAAGACGAGGAGAGGTTTCATACGTTTATGTTACCTCTTACAG gtGCATTGGAGAGCCTCGGTCAATTAATGGGTGCTGCAGATACACCCCTTTTTGCGGCAGAGGAAGCGAAGAAAGCGCTGATTGGTCTAGCGCGAGATCTTAGAGGCTTAGCTTATGCATTCAACACCAAGACATCCTACATGATGCTTTTCGATTGGAT aTATCCGAATTACACGCCGATTTTATTACACGCTGTGGAACTGTGGCATCACGAGCCGCAGGTAACAACACCCGTCCTAAAGTTATTCGCTGAGTTAGTACAAAATAGGAGTCAACGATTACAATTCGACGCATCGTCTCCGAATGGGATCTTGTTATTCCGCGAGGCcagcaaaataatatgtagCTATGGAAACCACATATTAAACGTCGAAGTACCCAAGGATCAGATTTATCCTCTAAAACTCAAAGGAATAAGTATATGCTTTAGTATGCTAAAGGCAGCCTTATGCGGAAGTTATGTAAACTTTGGAGTGTTTAGACTGTACGGCGACGAGGCGTTGGATAATGCCCTTAATACATTTGTCAAACTGCTCCTTAGTATTCCACAGAGTGATCTATTG CATTATCCGAAGCTGTCGGCAACATATTACTTGTTGCTTGAATGTCTGGCTCAAGATCACATGGTCTTTTTATCCACTTTGGAACCTAGAGTTTTTCTCTACATCCTCTCCAGTATCAGCGAAGGCCTTACAGCACTAG ATACCATGGTCTGTACTGGTTGCTGTGCAACTCTTGATCATATTGTGACATATTTGTTTAAGCAGCTTTATCAAAAAG GATATCCAGGAAGGAAAAACGCGGTTGTTCCAGGAGGAggagaattatttttgcaagtttTGAAACAGCATCCTGAAATACTTCAACAAATTCTAAGTACTGTTTTAAATGTGATAATGTTTGAGGATTGTAGGAATCAATGGAGCATGTCTCGCCCTTTGTTAGGTCTCATATTGTTGAACGAAGAA tattttaatcaattaagggaaaatattattagaagtCAGCCTGTTGACAAACAAGCAGCAATGGCGCAGtggtttgaaaatttaatgaatggcattgaaagaaatttactCACAAAAAATAGGGATAG GtttacacaaaatttatcaatgtttAGAAGAGACATAAATGACGCCCTAAAAGGACctaatatatcaaattcagTCAGTGACATGATGACGTCGTAG
- the Ranbp16 gene encoding exportin-7 isoform X4, whose protein sequence is MDHIQEVRQLELLCKQLYESQDSAHRAEAEKALVAFQNAPDTLTKCQLLLDRGDSAYAQLLAATTLTKLVSRSAQGQLTTTLSLQQRLDIRNYVLNYLATQPKLPNFVIQALVTLFARISKLGWFDSDKEGEFVFRNVVSDVAKFLQGSVEHCMIGVQLLSQLTCEMNQISEADANRSLTKHRRIASSFRDTQLFEIFRLSCTLLSTARENCKSLNFNDEAQHGLIRQLLKLAQNCLTFDFIGTSTDESSDDLNTVQIPTSWRPAFLDFTSLKLFFDLYHSLPNTLSCLALSCLVQIASVRRSLFSNTERAKFLTHLVNGIKHILQNPQGLSDPGNYHEFCRLLSRLKSNFQLGELVLVEDYPEAIELIAKFTVQSLQMWQFAPNSLHYLLTLWQRMVSSMPYVKAGDPHLLNTYTPEVTNAYITSRLESVAVVVRERLEDPLDDLGVVHHQLEQISVIGRCEYQKTCTLLVQLFDQAARTYQELMAQTVSPTQQIDIAIQEGQLTWLVYIIGGVIGGRVAFNSNEEFDAMDGELVCRVLQLMNLTDSRLAQGGCEKLELAMLSFFEQFRKIYVGDQVQKNSKVYRRLSDVLGLNDEAMVLSIFIRKIITNLKYWGRSEQIISKTLQLLNDLSVGYSCVRKLVKLEEVQFMLNNHTREHFPFLGNNVAVTEMRCRSMFYTSLGRLLMVDLGEDEERFHTFMLPLTGALESLGQLMGAADTPLFAAEEAKKALIGLARDLRGLAYAFNTKTSYMMLFDWIYPNYTPILLHAVELWHHEPQVTTPVLKLFAELVQNRSQRLQFDASSPNGILLFREASKIICSYGNHILNVEVPKDQIYPLKLKGISICFSMLKAALCGSYVNFGVFRLYGDEALDNALNTFVKLLLSIPQSDLLHYPKLSATYYLLLECLAQDHMVFLSTLEPRVFLYILSSISEGLTALGAQKDSYTDISYCDSSKYKEQTHIYRTLYYTR, encoded by the exons ATGGATCACATACAGGAGGTACGGCAGCTGGAATTGCTGTGCAAGCAATTGTATGAGTCGCAAGATTCGGCGCATCGTGCTGAGGCGGAGAAAGCCCTCGTCGCTTTCCAAAATGCACCGGATACGCTTACAAAGTGCCAGCTCCTCTTGGACCGTGGGGACTCTGCGTACGCTCAATTATTGGCCGCCACCACCCTGACAAAGTTGGTGTCACGCTCGGCGCAGGGACAGCTCACGACAACACTCAGCTTACAACAGAGACTCGATATAC GAAATTATGTACTCAACTACTTAGCGACACAACCAAAGTTACCCAATTTTGTGATACAGGCTTTGGTTACACTTTTTGCTAGGATATCAAAGCTTGGGTGGTTTGATTCCGATAAAGAAGGGGAATTTGTCTTCAGAAACGTAGTCAGTGATGTAGCCAAGTTTCTTCAg ggaTCAGTGGAACATTGTATGATAGGAGTACAGTTGCTTTCTCAGTTGACGTGTGAGATGAATCAAATATCGGAAGCCGATGCGAACAGATCTCTAACAAAACATAGAAGAATAGCGAGTAGTTTTAGAGACACGCaactatttgaaatatttaggTTATCGTGTACTTTACTGAGTACGGCTCgtgaaaattgtaaaagtttaAACTTCAATGATGAGGCACAG CATGGTTTGATAAGACAATTGTTGAAACTTGCACAAAACTGTTTAACATTCGACTTTATCGGCACATCGACCGACGAAAGTTCCGACGATCTAAATACAGTACAAATCCCGACAAGTTGGCGACCTGCTTTCTTGGATTTTACTTCGTTGAAACTGTTCTTTGATCTATATCACAGTTTACCTAATACGTTATCATGCTTAGCACTTTCATGCCTGGTACAGATAGCGTCTGTCAGAAGGAGCCTGTTCTCAAACACCGAAAGGGCAAAATTCCTGACGCACTTAGTCAACGGTATTAAGCACATACTACAAAATCCTCAAGGTCTCAGTGATCCGGGAAACTATCACGAGTTTTGTAGATTATTATCTCGACTGAAGAGCAACTTCCAACTTGGCGAATTGGTCCTGGTGGAAGACTATCCCGAAGCAATAGAGCTAATCGCGAAATTTACAGTGCAAAGTTTACAAATGTGGCAATTTGCGCCCAACAGTTTGCATTATCTTTTGACACTCTGGCAGAGAATGGTATCGTCTATGCCGTACGTCAAAGCGGGTGATCCGCATCTATTGAACACATACACTCCAGAGGTCACGAATGCGTACATCACGTCGAGGCTTGAATCGGTAGCGGTGGTGGTCAGGGAACGTCTGGAAGATCCATTGGACGATCTCGGAGTTGTTCATCATCAGCTGGAACAGATATCTGTTATTGGCAGATGCGAATATCAAAAAACGTGCACTCTGTTAGTTCAATTGTTCGATCAGGCAGCGAGAACTTATCAGGAATTAATGGCGCAAACAGTATCACCGACGCAACAAATTGATATTGCAATTCAAGAAGGACAGCTCACGTGGCTTGTGTATATAATtg gtGGTGTCATTGGAGGAAGAGTTGCGTTCAATAGCAACGAGGAGTTTGACGCCATGGATGGAGAGTTAGTCTGTAGAGTGCTTCAGTTGATGAACCTGACTGATTCGAGGCTCGCGCAAGGTGGCTGTGAGAAACTGGAACTGGCGATGTTGAGCTTCTTCGAACAATTTCGGAAGATTTACGTAGGCGATCAAGTTCAAAAGAATTCTAAAGTTTATAGGAGATTATCCGACGTGTTGGGTCTTAACGATGAAGCCATGGTGCTCAGTATTTTCATTCGAAAGAT aataaCAAATTTGAAGTATTGGGGTAGGAGCGAACAAATAATTTCCAAGACACTGCaacttttaaatgatttatccGTGGGTTATAGCTGTGTTCGTAAGCTCGTCAAATTAGAAGAAGTACAATTTATGCTCAACAATCATACG CGAGAACACTTTCCATTTTTGGGAAACAATGTGGCTGTAACAGAAATGCGGTGTAGATCAATGTTTTACACTTCTCTTGGTAGATTACTGATGGTAGATTTGGGTGAAGACGAGGAGAGGTTTCATACGTTTATGTTACCTCTTACAG gtGCATTGGAGAGCCTCGGTCAATTAATGGGTGCTGCAGATACACCCCTTTTTGCGGCAGAGGAAGCGAAGAAAGCGCTGATTGGTCTAGCGCGAGATCTTAGAGGCTTAGCTTATGCATTCAACACCAAGACATCCTACATGATGCTTTTCGATTGGAT aTATCCGAATTACACGCCGATTTTATTACACGCTGTGGAACTGTGGCATCACGAGCCGCAGGTAACAACACCCGTCCTAAAGTTATTCGCTGAGTTAGTACAAAATAGGAGTCAACGATTACAATTCGACGCATCGTCTCCGAATGGGATCTTGTTATTCCGCGAGGCcagcaaaataatatgtagCTATGGAAACCACATATTAAACGTCGAAGTACCCAAGGATCAGATTTATCCTCTAAAACTCAAAGGAATAAGTATATGCTTTAGTATGCTAAAGGCAGCCTTATGCGGAAGTTATGTAAACTTTGGAGTGTTTAGACTGTACGGCGACGAGGCGTTGGATAATGCCCTTAATACATTTGTCAAACTGCTCCTTAGTATTCCACAGAGTGATCTATTG CATTATCCGAAGCTGTCGGCAACATATTACTTGTTGCTTGAATGTCTGGCTCAAGATCACATGGTCTTTTTATCCACTTTGGAACCTAGAGTTTTTCTCTACATCCTCTCCAGTATCAGCGAAGGCCTTACAGCACTAGGTGCGCAAAAAGACTCCTATACAG ATATTAGCTATTGCGACAGTTCAAAATACAAGGAACAGacgcatatatatagaacACTGTATTATACACGATGA